The following are encoded in a window of Methanobrevibacter ruminantium M1 genomic DNA:
- a CDS encoding RlmE family RNA methyltransferase: MGSRWQVEKKKDPYYRRAKSEEYRSRASYKLKQLDKKYKIIKEGNTVVDLGAAPGGWSQVALEKVGEEGIVVGVDLNRIKPFPEKNFYGIRGDFTKEIVQDKIMELTNGKAKVLISDAAPSLTGIKTIDHLNSVDLVETVIKIADNILETEGNMVIKAFQGPEYKRLLDEIKQDFRKVKSTKPPSSRHRSKEMYIVGLGYRKGPGSRKSRNKE; the protein is encoded by the coding sequence ATGGGAAGTAGATGGCAAGTGGAAAAGAAGAAAGATCCCTATTATAGAAGAGCTAAAAGTGAAGAATATCGTTCAAGAGCATCATATAAACTTAAACAACTTGATAAAAAGTATAAAATAATCAAAGAAGGAAACACTGTAGTGGATTTAGGTGCAGCTCCAGGAGGATGGTCTCAAGTGGCCTTGGAAAAGGTTGGGGAAGAGGGAATCGTTGTTGGAGTGGATTTGAACAGAATCAAGCCATTCCCTGAAAAGAACTTCTATGGAATTAGAGGGGACTTCACCAAAGAGATAGTTCAAGATAAGATTATGGAACTTACAAACGGCAAAGCAAAAGTCCTTATTTCAGATGCAGCACCTTCATTAACTGGAATTAAGACAATAGACCATTTAAATTCAGTTGATTTAGTGGAAACCGTTATAAAAATAGCAGACAATATCCTTGAAACCGAAGGAAATATGGTAATCAAAGCATTCCAAGGCCCTGAATACAAGCGCTTATTGGATGAAATCAAGCAGGACTTTAGAAAAGTCAAATCCACAAAGCCACCATCATCAAGACACAGAAGCAAAGAGATGTATATTGTTGGATTAGGCTATAGAAAAGGTCCTGGAAGTAGAAAAAGTAGAAATAAAGAGTAA
- a CDS encoding metallophosphoesterase, translating to MTKMLIGLISDTHIPDRRMKLPQKVLDAFEDVEMILHAGDITSQSVIDDLEAIAPVHAVEGNMDRVVGEMNLPPSKIVEAEGHKIGIVHGEVYPRGDTQQLYYTALELGVDILVSGHSHVAQLEKIKNVILVNPGSPTNPRLSDPSVAIMEINGNDINFEFVKVGNPVCSALNFFKDKANKE from the coding sequence GTGACTAAAATGTTAATTGGATTAATATCAGACACCCATATTCCAGATAGAAGAATGAAACTTCCCCAAAAAGTATTGGATGCATTTGAAGATGTTGAAATGATTCTTCATGCAGGAGACATCACCAGCCAAAGCGTTATTGATGATTTGGAGGCAATTGCACCGGTCCATGCAGTTGAAGGAAATATGGACAGGGTTGTAGGGGAAATGAATCTTCCTCCATCTAAAATAGTTGAAGCTGAAGGCCATAAAATAGGAATAGTCCATGGAGAAGTCTATCCAAGAGGAGACACCCAACAGCTCTATTACACTGCATTGGAATTAGGTGTAGACATCCTTGTAAGCGGCCATTCCCATGTTGCACAGCTTGAAAAGATTAAAAATGTGATTCTGGTTAATCCGGGAAGCCCTACAAATCCAAGATTGTCAGACCCTTCAGTGGCAATTATGGAAATAAATGGAAATGATATTAATTTTGAATTCGTTAAAGTGGGAAATCCTGTTTGTTCTGCTTTAAATTTCTTTAAAGACAAAGCAAATAAAGAATAA
- a CDS encoding formate--phosphoribosylaminoimidazolecarboxamide ligase: MGKVSKEKILEILDGYDKENITIATLGSHTSLHILNGAKEEGFRTAIVCEKGREVPYERFEVADEFIMVDEFKDIVNEDVQQKLRDMNAIVIPHGSFVAYAGLDNVEDKFNVPMFGNRDILRWEAERDLERKLLVNGKIRIPMKYDDPSKIDRAVMVKFPGARGGRGYFVASSPEEFDAKIDAMKERGWIEDEDVAQAHIEEYVSGCNYCIHYFYSALNDEVELMGMDSRYESSIDGFVRMPAKGQLSIDISPSYVVTGNHPVVMRESLLPQAFEIGDKLVKSAAELVKPGLNGPFCIQTLVNDNLEVVVFETSARTDGGTNTFMEGSSYSYLKYGEGMSMGRRVAREIKNALENGGFEKIIT; the protein is encoded by the coding sequence ATGGGAAAAGTTAGTAAAGAAAAAATATTGGAGATTTTAGATGGCTATGATAAGGAAAACATTACCATAGCTACTCTCGGTAGTCACACTTCCTTGCATATTCTTAACGGTGCTAAAGAAGAAGGCTTTAGAACTGCTATTGTATGTGAAAAAGGTAGGGAAGTACCTTATGAACGTTTTGAAGTTGCAGATGAATTCATTATGGTCGATGAATTTAAAGACATAGTGAATGAAGATGTACAGCAAAAGCTAAGAGATATGAATGCAATCGTTATTCCTCATGGTTCCTTTGTTGCATATGCGGGTTTGGACAATGTTGAAGACAAATTCAATGTTCCTATGTTTGGAAACCGTGATATTTTAAGATGGGAAGCTGAAAGAGACCTTGAAAGAAAACTATTGGTCAATGGTAAAATTAGAATCCCAATGAAATATGATGACCCTTCAAAAATCGACCGTGCAGTAATGGTTAAATTCCCTGGGGCAAGAGGTGGAAGAGGATACTTTGTAGCTTCATCTCCTGAAGAATTTGATGCTAAAATCGATGCAATGAAAGAACGTGGATGGATTGAAGATGAAGATGTGGCACAAGCTCACATTGAAGAGTATGTTTCAGGCTGTAACTACTGTATTCACTACTTCTACTCTGCTTTGAATGACGAAGTGGAATTGATGGGTATGGACAGCAGATATGAATCCAGCATTGACGGATTTGTAAGAATGCCTGCTAAGGGTCAATTAAGCATTGATATCAGCCCTTCATATGTTGTAACCGGTAACCACCCTGTTGTAATGAGGGAATCCTTGCTTCCACAAGCATTTGAAATCGGTGACAAATTGGTCAAAAGTGCAGCAGAGCTTGTAAAACCAGGTTTGAACGGTCCATTCTGTATACAAACTCTTGTAAACGATAACCTTGAAGTTGTTGTATTTGAAACAAGTGCAAGAACTGACGGTGGTACTAATACCTTTATGGAAGGTTCTTCCTACAGTTACCTTAAGTATGGTGAAGGTATGAGTATGGGAAGAAGAGTTGCACGTGAGATTAAAAACGCTTTAGAAAACGGTGGTTTTGAGAAAATTATTACATAA
- a CDS encoding UbiA family prenyltransferase, whose amino-acid sequence MVDAEKAKQPKERKNKNSNLPDIDFKALIFGAAAYAFFPLVAYQYNLDILMVFAAIGPLYIGYTAKTELKSIILGIVGATPLLYLAFSGMLGSYGSGEMADIIMTVGILGLGALMGYFGGYLYRDRQRNKAKAGGIVVEDTPKKEKQFEDTGSVKKNVANLFLPKSRRKK is encoded by the coding sequence ATGGTAGATGCAGAAAAAGCAAAACAACCTAAGGAGAGAAAGAATAAAAACAGTAACCTTCCAGATATTGATTTTAAAGCATTAATTTTTGGTGCAGCAGCATATGCATTTTTCCCGCTTGTTGCATACCAATACAATCTAGACATTTTAATGGTATTTGCAGCAATAGGTCCATTATACATAGGATATACTGCAAAAACTGAACTTAAATCAATCATTTTAGGAATTGTAGGTGCAACTCCACTATTATATTTAGCTTTTTCAGGCATGTTAGGATCATACGGATCAGGTGAAATGGCAGATATAATCATGACTGTCGGAATTCTCGGACTTGGCGCATTGATGGGATACTTTGGAGGATACCTCTACAGAGATAGGCAAAGAAATAAAGCAAAAGCAGGGGGTATTGTAGTCGAAGACACTCCTAAAAAAGAAAAACAATTTGAAGACACTGGAAGTGTCAAAAAGAATGTTGCTAACTTATTCCTTCCAAAAAGCAGAAGGAAAAAATAA
- a CDS encoding DUF5518 domain-containing protein — MAKMNAVILGFILTLVVYLFFGRYEFWGLLIVGFIVGYIAHEGILGGMWNAALAGAFGTIISAILFIILVTIGGTAMMGFLGGLAGFTVSGITSLIDIVFTIIKYMIVMGITGAVGGALSGEKE; from the coding sequence ATGGCAAAAATGAATGCTGTGATATTAGGATTTATATTGACACTTGTTGTTTACCTATTCTTTGGACGCTATGAATTCTGGGGTCTTTTAATTGTAGGATTCATTGTAGGATATATAGCTCACGAAGGAATATTAGGCGGAATGTGGAATGCAGCCCTTGCAGGAGCATTCGGAACAATCATATCAGCAATCCTATTCATAATACTTGTCACAATTGGAGGAACTGCAATGATGGGATTCCTCGGAGGACTTGCTGGATTTACAGTTTCAGGAATTACAAGCTTGATTGATATTGTATTTACAATAATCAAATATATGATTGTTATGGGAATAACTGGTGCTGTAGGTGGAGCCTTAAGCGGAGAAAAAGAATAA
- a CDS encoding SPFH domain-containing protein: MMDLIYILIIIIIAIIAYKSIKIIRPYEKGVVERLGKYNRTVERGLNIVIPFIETIRKVDLREQVVDVPPQEVITKDNTVVVVDCVIFCEVIDAFNAVYNVVNFYQAITKLAQTNLRNIIGDLELDQTLTSREMINTELRETLDVATDKWGTKVVRVEIQRIEPPKDIVEAMSKQMKAERMKRATILESEGYKESEIKKAEGDKQSKILAAQAEAEAIKQVADANKYQEIAIAEGKARATEITYNAIHAGNPTNDLIAIKYLEALENIADGRATKIFLPTEVSGILGSVGGIAELFKDDPEALEKFESIKVLENAKETADNE; this comes from the coding sequence ATGATGGATTTAATTTACATATTAATAATAATTATCATTGCAATAATCGCATACAAAAGCATAAAGATCATAAGACCTTATGAAAAAGGGGTTGTAGAAAGATTAGGAAAGTACAACCGAACTGTAGAAAGAGGTCTGAACATTGTTATTCCATTTATAGAGACAATCAGAAAGGTTGACTTAAGGGAACAGGTCGTAGATGTTCCTCCTCAAGAGGTAATTACAAAGGACAACACCGTTGTAGTTGTAGATTGCGTTATCTTTTGCGAGGTCATAGATGCCTTCAATGCAGTATACAATGTTGTTAACTTCTATCAGGCAATTACCAAGCTTGCACAAACCAATCTAAGAAATATCATCGGTGACTTGGAATTGGACCAAACCCTGACTTCAAGAGAGATGATCAATACAGAATTGCGTGAAACCCTTGATGTTGCAACTGACAAATGGGGAACAAAAGTTGTCCGTGTAGAAATTCAAAGAATAGAACCTCCAAAGGACATCGTTGAAGCAATGAGTAAACAAATGAAAGCCGAAAGGATGAAAAGAGCTACAATTCTAGAGTCTGAAGGTTATAAGGAATCTGAAATCAAAAAGGCAGAAGGGGACAAGCAATCCAAGATTCTTGCAGCCCAAGCGGAAGCTGAAGCCATAAAGCAAGTTGCAGATGCAAACAAATATCAGGAAATTGCCATTGCTGAAGGTAAGGCAAGGGCAACCGAAATCACCTATAATGCAATCCATGCAGGTAATCCTACTAATGACCTGATTGCAATCAAGTATCTGGAGGCTCTTGAAAACATTGCTGATGGAAGAGCAACTAAAATATTCTTGCCTACTGAAGTTTCAGGAATCTTAGGCTCAGTTGGAGGAATTGCAGAATTGTTTAAGGACGATCCTGAAGCATTGGAAAAATTTGAAAGTATAAAAGTTCTAGAAAATGCTAAAGAAACAGCAGATAATGAATAG
- a CDS encoding NfeD family protein, which translates to MYLEFWIILAIILIIGELLTGGFYLLSIGLGSLAAAIFNYFQFSITIQIVAFILVTVIFIILSRPLFNRLNRNTIDKKSNTERLIGLNGEAMEDIGQKNIGAISIKGEVWKAISDEEISKGEEVKIIGIDGVKLKVEKL; encoded by the coding sequence TTGTATTTAGAATTTTGGATAATTTTAGCCATTATCCTCATAATTGGAGAACTGCTGACAGGTGGATTCTACCTATTATCCATAGGACTTGGATCGCTAGCTGCTGCAATATTTAACTATTTCCAATTTAGCATTACAATCCAAATTGTGGCATTTATTTTAGTTACAGTCATTTTTATCATTCTTTCTAGGCCTCTCTTTAATCGGCTTAATAGAAACACAATTGATAAAAAATCAAACACAGAGCGATTGATTGGATTGAATGGAGAAGCTATGGAAGATATTGGGCAAAAAAATATTGGAGCAATAAGCATAAAAGGAGAAGTCTGGAAAGCCATTTCAGATGAGGAGATATCTAAAGGGGAAGAAGTAAAAATAATAGGTATAGATGGAGTTAAGTTAAAGGTTGAAAAACTCTAA
- a CDS encoding ATP-dependent helicase: MIKKQTKTYSKKQIYKNLHPFVREWFENSFEDFTPAQKQSIPEIQKGKNILVSSPTGSGKTLTAFLSVINELTTLADKGELEDKVYCIYISPLKALDNDIERNLDTPLKEIEKIAGKPLNIRKSVRTGDTTQYQRNKMLKYPPHILITTPETLSILLVAPKFREKLSHVKYVIIDEIHSLAENKRGVHLSLSLERLQALIGGFVRIGLSATVSPLEEVARFLVGYEYGTERDCLLVDINYLKELDIEVISPVDDIVIADSEDTRLATYALLDDLIMEHKTSLIFTNTRSATERYVYNLKKLYGEHFNSNNIMAHHSSLSKELRLETEEKLKKGELKAVVSSTSLELGIDIGYIDLVILINSPKSVSRALQRIGRSGHRLHEKSKGRIIVTDRDELVECSVLLKNAKEGKIDNIKIPKNCLDVLSQHIYGMGIENPWDIDYAFDIIRKSYCYKDLSRDDYEDVLSYLAGEYVELEERYVYAKIWINYEENTFGKRGKLARMLYSTNIGTIPDHSAVIVKCDGEVIGKVEEDFMEKLKKGDSFVLGGRTYKFKYGKGMTINVSPASGPPSIPSWYSEQLPLAFDLAVDIQRFRYILDSKFQYGRSKEEIMEFLHDYLYVDDFAANSIYEYFNEQYLYAQIPHKQKLLVEYYTGFGGRKFVIFHSLFGRKTNDAIARAVAFLASDFNKRNITISITDNGFYLSSDGKMGALEALNRLNPQNFENILIKSLDKTETLASRFRHCAGRSLMTLRRYKGHEKSVGRQQVRGKILLKHIQEMDNNFPILKESRREATEDYMDIKNAKRVISWIDSGEMEIKTINTIIPTPFAFNLVSQGYLEVLHQDDKAEFTKRMHRAVLDKIKEEMDNQF, from the coding sequence ATGATTAAAAAACAAACTAAAACATATTCAAAGAAGCAGATTTACAAGAATCTTCATCCGTTTGTACGAGAATGGTTTGAAAATAGCTTCGAAGACTTTACACCAGCACAAAAACAATCAATTCCAGAAATACAAAAGGGAAAAAACATACTTGTCTCATCACCAACAGGTTCCGGTAAGACACTAACCGCCTTTCTATCAGTAATTAACGAGCTTACAACCCTTGCAGACAAAGGAGAGCTTGAAGATAAGGTATACTGCATTTACATATCTCCCCTTAAGGCATTGGACAATGACATTGAGCGCAATCTAGACACTCCGCTTAAAGAGATAGAAAAAATAGCTGGAAAGCCATTAAACATAAGAAAATCTGTAAGAACAGGAGACACCACACAATATCAAAGAAACAAGATGTTAAAATACCCTCCGCATATCCTTATCACAACCCCTGAAACATTATCCATCCTTCTTGTGGCCCCTAAGTTTAGGGAAAAGCTTTCCCATGTGAAATATGTGATAATCGATGAGATCCACTCACTTGCTGAAAACAAAAGGGGAGTTCACCTTAGCCTATCCCTTGAAAGGCTACAGGCCTTAATCGGAGGGTTTGTAAGAATAGGGCTCTCTGCAACGGTATCTCCATTGGAGGAAGTGGCAAGATTTCTTGTTGGATACGAATATGGAACAGAAAGGGACTGTTTGCTAGTGGACATCAATTATCTAAAGGAACTGGACATAGAGGTCATATCCCCTGTGGATGACATTGTAATAGCTGATAGCGAAGACACTCGCCTTGCTACCTATGCCCTATTGGATGATTTGATTATGGAGCATAAGACTAGCCTGATTTTTACAAATACCCGTAGCGCCACCGAAAGGTATGTATATAATCTTAAAAAGCTCTATGGAGAGCACTTCAACAGCAATAACATTATGGCTCACCATTCTTCCTTATCAAAGGAACTGAGACTGGAAACTGAAGAAAAGCTAAAGAAAGGAGAGCTTAAGGCAGTTGTATCCTCAACATCCCTTGAGCTTGGAATAGATATCGGATACATTGACCTTGTAATCCTGATAAACTCTCCAAAATCAGTTTCAAGGGCACTTCAGAGGATTGGAAGAAGCGGACACAGGCTGCATGAGAAATCAAAGGGAAGGATAATCGTTACAGACAGAGATGAGCTTGTCGAATGCAGTGTGCTTTTAAAGAATGCAAAGGAAGGAAAGATAGATAATATAAAGATTCCTAAAAACTGTTTAGATGTCCTATCACAGCATATCTATGGAATGGGAATAGAAAACCCATGGGACATTGACTATGCCTTTGATATCATCCGAAAAAGCTACTGCTATAAAGATCTCTCAAGAGACGACTATGAAGACGTATTAAGCTATCTTGCCGGAGAATATGTAGAGCTTGAAGAGAGATATGTCTATGCCAAAATCTGGATAAACTATGAGGAGAACACCTTTGGAAAAAGGGGAAAGCTTGCAAGAATGCTCTATTCAACAAACATTGGAACAATCCCTGATCATTCGGCAGTTATTGTAAAATGCGACGGAGAGGTCATAGGAAAGGTTGAAGAGGACTTTATGGAAAAGCTTAAGAAAGGAGACAGCTTTGTATTGGGAGGTCGAACATATAAGTTCAAATATGGAAAGGGAATGACAATAAATGTATCCCCTGCATCTGGACCTCCATCAATTCCATCTTGGTATTCAGAGCAATTGCCACTTGCATTTGACCTTGCAGTGGACATTCAAAGATTCAGATATATCCTTGACAGCAAGTTCCAGTATGGCAGAAGCAAGGAAGAGATAATGGAGTTTCTCCACGACTATCTCTATGTGGATGATTTTGCAGCAAATTCCATCTATGAATACTTCAATGAGCAGTATCTCTATGCGCAGATACCACATAAGCAAAAGCTCCTTGTAGAGTACTACACAGGATTTGGAGGGCGCAAATTCGTCATATTCCATAGCCTATTCGGACGAAAGACAAATGATGCAATAGCTAGGGCAGTTGCATTTCTAGCCTCAGACTTCAATAAGCGAAACATAACAATATCCATTACAGACAATGGATTTTATTTAAGTTCAGATGGAAAGATGGGGGCCTTAGAGGCATTGAACAGATTAAATCCTCAAAACTTTGAAAACATTCTAATCAAATCACTTGACAAGACTGAAACCCTAGCAAGCAGGTTCAGGCATTGCGCAGGACGCTCCCTCATGACCCTAAGGAGATATAAAGGCCATGAGAAGTCTGTAGGGCGCCAGCAAGTCAGAGGAAAAATACTGCTAAAGCACATTCAAGAGATGGACAATAACTTCCCAATTCTTAAGGAGTCCCGAAGGGAAGCTACAGAGGACTATATGGACATCAAGAATGCAAAGAGAGTCATCTCATGGATTGACAGCGGAGAGATGGAAATAAAAACAATAAATACAATCATCCCCACCCCATTTGCATTCAATCTGGTTTCCCAAGGATATTTGGAAGTTCTCCACCAGGACGATAAGGCAGAGTTTACAAAAAGGATGCATAGGGCAGTTCTAGATAAGATCAAGGAAGAGATGGACAATCAGTTTTAA
- a CDS encoding HEAT repeat domain-containing protein, whose protein sequence is MVEKLSIDEAIEALKDEDVANRKLAIKSLEHKSDDKIIEPLIEATKDENAQVRFGAAEILGDIGDSAVDKLLDEFNKESGSNKRFLAVALQKTGSEKAVDAFADALNDEDFGVRKVAVRALGELRAEDKIDAIAECINDEDGGVRTAAIFALGDIGTDKSIQIIKDARRKEKDKDFKKYCNKAIKQAEKVQKSGGKVKSSKGQPMSTIKEMEKQDPEAAIKAYEVHVKSGSTKDTPYKRLAILYRKINDYDNETRVLKLAIEVLSKENPSKVGWFEKRLEKMT, encoded by the coding sequence ATGGTTGAAAAATTATCAATTGATGAAGCTATTGAAGCATTGAAAGATGAAGATGTGGCTAATAGGAAATTAGCCATCAAAAGCTTAGAGCATAAGAGCGACGATAAGATTATCGAACCTTTGATTGAAGCCACTAAGGATGAAAATGCTCAAGTTAGATTTGGAGCTGCTGAAATATTAGGGGATATTGGAGATTCAGCAGTTGATAAATTATTGGATGAATTTAATAAGGAATCCGGTTCAAATAAACGTTTTTTAGCTGTTGCACTTCAAAAAACTGGCAGCGAAAAGGCAGTTGATGCATTTGCTGATGCATTGAATGATGAAGACTTTGGAGTTCGAAAAGTAGCTGTAAGGGCGCTTGGAGAACTTAGGGCTGAAGATAAGATTGATGCCATTGCCGAATGCATAAATGATGAGGATGGTGGAGTAAGGACTGCTGCTATCTTTGCTTTAGGAGATATTGGAACTGATAAGTCCATTCAAATCATTAAGGATGCAAGACGTAAGGAAAAGGACAAGGACTTTAAGAAGTATTGCAATAAAGCAATAAAGCAAGCTGAAAAAGTTCAAAAGTCTGGAGGCAAAGTCAAGTCTTCCAAAGGTCAGCCAATGAGCACAATTAAGGAAATGGAAAAGCAAGATCCAGAAGCTGCCATTAAGGCTTATGAAGTTCATGTAAAAAGCGGCAGCACTAAGGACACTCCTTATAAGCGTCTCGCTATATTGTATAGGAAGATAAATGATTATGATAATGAGACTAGGGTTTTAAAATTAGCTATTGAAGTTTTATCTAAAGAAAATCCTAGCAAGGTTGGATGGTTTGAGAAAAGATTGGAAAAAATGACCTAA
- a CDS encoding carbon-nitrogen hydrolase family protein has protein sequence MNKIKIALCQMNVVDNKDENIKKAIEMIKESKKQGADLAILPEMFNCPYENEKFIKYGETLEDSRTLKSISETANEENIYVLAGSVPELVLNDSSNENNLYNTSVFFDNEGKILGKHRKVHLFDIDIKDKIYFKESDTLSAGDDFTIIKTPFARIGIGICYDIRFVELSRILALNGAEILIFPGAFNLTTGPAHWELLFRSRALDNQVYAIGVAPALDKEASYNSYGHSIIVSPWGEVIEELDYDEELKIVELDLDLIKQVREEIPVLKNRRTDLYDINEK, from the coding sequence ATGAATAAAATCAAAATAGCTCTTTGTCAGATGAATGTAGTAGACAATAAGGACGAGAATATCAAAAAGGCAATTGAAATGATAAAAGAGTCTAAAAAACAAGGAGCAGACCTTGCAATATTGCCTGAAATGTTTAACTGCCCATATGAAAACGAAAAGTTCATTAAATATGGAGAGACCCTAGAAGATAGCAGAACATTGAAATCAATATCTGAAACTGCAAATGAAGAAAATATCTATGTTCTAGCAGGATCTGTACCTGAACTTGTCTTAAATGATTCTTCTAATGAAAATAACTTATACAACACATCAGTTTTCTTTGACAATGAAGGAAAGATATTGGGAAAACATAGAAAGGTCCACCTATTTGACATAGATATAAAGGATAAAATCTATTTTAAGGAATCAGACACTTTAAGTGCAGGAGATGACTTTACAATCATTAAAACACCTTTTGCAAGAATCGGAATTGGAATATGCTATGACATAAGATTTGTAGAGCTTTCAAGAATTTTAGCTTTAAACGGAGCAGAGATATTAATTTTCCCAGGGGCATTCAATCTGACAACCGGCCCTGCACATTGGGAACTTCTATTTAGGTCAAGGGCATTGGACAATCAGGTTTATGCAATAGGAGTGGCCCCCGCTTTGGATAAGGAGGCAAGCTATAATTCCTATGGGCATTCAATTATTGTAAGTCCTTGGGGAGAAGTAATTGAAGAATTAGACTATGATGAAGAGTTAAAAATAGTTGAATTGGATCTTGATTTGATTAAGCAAGTTCGAGAAGAGATACCTGTACTAAAAAATAGAAGAACCGACTTGTATGACATCAATGAAAAATAA